A single Paratractidigestivibacter faecalis DNA region contains:
- a CDS encoding amidohydrolase family protein, with product MSDLKVIDSHFHVWNLDTQNLPWLDGTDGTITHTYKVEDLEAEYARQAGVEFVGGVYVEVDCADHEAEDKIAFDLKAAHPKMLACMLRSDVSPWMRVPAFAAGIREPLHIDSEPRGRCLEPSFVEGLHALAAKGLPFESCNRVNELEDAYEAFAQAPEETVILNHLGNVEALTPEWCAVMKKFATLPNLYVKVSGFPTADKQFVSELLKFTRDTFDPKKLLYASNWPVVKLYSSFDEHFQTLRDAFGDDEDFFMNNAVRAYGLKTK from the coding sequence ATGTCTGATCTCAAGGTTATCGATTCCCACTTCCACGTGTGGAACCTCGACACCCAGAACCTTCCCTGGCTTGACGGCACCGACGGCACCATCACGCACACCTACAAGGTGGAGGACCTCGAGGCCGAGTATGCCCGCCAGGCTGGCGTGGAGTTCGTCGGCGGCGTGTACGTCGAGGTAGACTGCGCCGACCACGAGGCCGAGGACAAGATTGCCTTCGATCTCAAGGCTGCCCACCCCAAGATGCTCGCCTGCATGCTCCGCAGCGACGTCTCTCCGTGGATGCGCGTTCCCGCGTTTGCCGCCGGCATTCGCGAGCCGCTCCACATCGACTCCGAGCCCCGTGGCCGTTGCCTCGAGCCCAGCTTCGTCGAGGGCCTTCACGCGCTGGCTGCCAAGGGCCTGCCGTTTGAGTCCTGCAACCGCGTGAACGAGCTCGAGGACGCCTACGAGGCATTCGCCCAGGCGCCCGAGGAGACCGTCATCCTGAACCACCTCGGCAACGTCGAGGCGCTCACGCCGGAGTGGTGCGCGGTCATGAAGAAGTTCGCGACCCTGCCGAACCTCTACGTGAAGGTCTCTGGCTTCCCCACGGCCGACAAGCAGTTCGTCTCCGAGCTGCTCAAGTTCACGCGCGACACGTTCGATCCCAAGAAGCTCCTGTATGCGTCCAACTGGCCTGTCGTGAAGCTCTATAGCTCCTTCGACGAGCACTTCCAGACGCTGCGCGACGCGTTTGGCGACGACGAGGACTTCTTCATGAACAACGCTGTTCGTGCGTACGGTCTTAAGACTAAGTAA